In Ailuropoda melanoleuca isolate Jingjing chromosome 4, ASM200744v2, whole genome shotgun sequence, the following proteins share a genomic window:
- the UBA3 gene encoding NEDD8-activating enzyme E1 catalytic subunit — MLTLLLFSLSFREKKRRRIEELLAEKMAVDGGCGDTGDWEGRWNHVKKFLERSGPFTHPDFEPSTESLQFLLDTCKVLVIGAGGLGCELLKNLALSGFRQIHVIDMDTIDVSNLNRQFLFRPKDVGRPKAEVAAEFLNDRVPNCNVVPHFNKIQDFNDTFYRQFHIIVCGLDSVIARRWINGMLISLLNYEDGVLDPSSIVPLIDGGTEGFKGNARVILPGMTACIECTLELYPPQVNFPMCTIASMPRLPEHCIEYVRILQWPKEQPFGEGIPLDGDDPDHIQWIFQKSLERASQYNIRGVTYRLTQGVVKRIIPAVASTNAVIAAVCATEVFKIATSAYIPLNNYLVFNDVDGLYTYTFEAERKENCPACSQLPQNIQFSPSAKLQEVLDYLTNSASLQMKSPAITATLEGKNRTLYLQSVTSIEERTRPNLSKTLKELGLVDGQELAVADVTTPQTVLFKLHFTS; from the exons ATGCTGACccttcttttattctctctttcttttagggagaagaaaagaaggagaataGAGGAGCTGCTGGCTGAGAA AATGGCTGTTGATGGTGGGTGTGGGGACACTGGAGACTGGGAAGGTCGCTGGAACCATGTAAAGAAGTTCCTCGAGCGATCTGGACCCTTCACACACCCTGATTTCGAACCGAGCACTGAA TCTCTCCAGTTTTTGTTAGATACCTGTAAAGTTCTGGTCATTGGAGCTGGCGGCTTAGGATGTGAACTACTGAAAAATCtg GCATTGTCTGGTTTTAGACAGATTCATGTTATAGACATGGACACTATAGATGTTTCCAATCTAAATAGGCAGTTTTTATTTAG GCCTAAAGATGTTGGAAGACCTAAGGCTGAAGTTGCTGCAGAATTTCTAAATGACAGAGTTCCTAATTGCAATGTAGTTCC ACATTTCAACAAGATTCAGGATTTTAATGACACTTTCTATCGAC aatttcatataattgtGTGTGGACTGGACTCTGTCATAGCCAGAAGATGGATAAATGGCATGCTG aTATCTCTTCTAAATTATGAAGATGGTGTATTAGATCCAAGCTCCATTGTCCCTTTGATAGATGGGGGGACAGAAGGTTTTAAAGGAAATGCCCGGGTGATTCTCCCTGGAATGACTGCTTGTATTGAATGCACACTAGAACTGTATCCTCCACAG GTTAATTTTCCCATGTGCACCATTGCATCTATGCCCAGGCTACCAGAACACTGTATTGAGTATGTAAGGATACTGCAGTGGCCTAAGGAACAGCCTTTTGGAG AAGGAATTCCGTTAGATGGAGATGATCCTGATCATATTCAGTGGATTTTCCAAAAGTCCCTCGAGAGAGCATCACAATATAATATTAGGGGTGTTACCTATAGACTCACTCAAG gagTAGTAAAACGAATCATTCCTGCAGTAGCTTCTACAAATGCAGTCATTGCAG CTGTGTGTGCCactgaggtttttaaaatagCCACAAG TGCATATATTCCTCTTAATAATTACTTGGTATTCAATGATGTAGATGGACTGTACACGTACACAtttgaagcagagagaaag GAAAACTGCCCAGCTTGTAGCCAGCTTCCTCAGAATATTCAGTTTTCTCCATCTGCTAAACTGCAAGAGGTTTTGGATTATTTAACCAATAGTGCTTCTCT GCAGATGAAATCTCCAGCCATCACAGCCacattagagggaaaaaatagaacactTTACTTACAG tcAGTAACCTCTATTGAAGAACGAACAAGGCCAAATCTCTCCAAGACATTGAAAG aattaGGACTCGTTGATGGACAAGAACTGGCAGTTGCTGATGTCACCACACCACAGACTGTACTATTCAAACTTCATTTTACTTCTTAA